GGCTTCTAGAATACTGTCGTATGGAGTAATTCGCATGGctgaaagaggagaaataAACTGCTTCTTAAGCTTATTTGAAGATGATAGATGACCCAGGCCATTGGTAGTCTCTCAGGTTATCTGTCACTGCGCCGTTGTTACAGTTGCGGAGTATCTCAACGTTTGCCACATGGAGATGCTGATCTTGGAAGTTCTCTGTTCCTCCATCTACTGATACATCGGATACACCGAGTAAAACGCCTTGTAACGGTATAACTAGATCCAGTCATGTCGACTCGTTGTCAAGTTTCATGAACTGCCGTCAATTTTTTGAAAAACTAGCAGCAAAATGACTTTTCTGGTACGTCATCATACGTCAATCGATCGAGTGACAAATAGCAGATGACAGAAAAGATTCTCTGGAACTTATTTGGAAGCTTCTTTAGCGCAAGTCGTATGGAACTTGACCCTGTCCGATGGTAGGAGCTTCAAGCCGCCGCCAAGGAAGATCTCTTGAGAAAAGGGATCCACAGACGGCGCCTCACCGAGGAGTGTCTCCACTGGGAGCCTCACGGCAGTTTCGTTTCCTTATCAGTGGGTCTGAATCAGGGACAGGGACAAGGGGCAGGGGATCGTGAGGATTGTAATTCCGCTTGTCTCTGCTGCGGATATGACTGAAAGAACAGTGAGTAGTTGGTTATGCAGGCAGAAGCTGTCGATGTGCATCGAGATTGCTAGTTTCTACTGTCATGTGTCTGATTCTATACCATCATTCTTAACCTAGCATCATGGCATCTGCAACTGTTGGCCGACAGAAACAGATGTTTTCccaacaaaacaccaacttcAATGCAAGTGTCTTCCAATCGAACGATGAAATCCTACGATCGCCTCACCAAGACAGAAGGATCGTATGCCCTTAACCCGGTTCCAGGGCAACAAGCCAAGAGGGTCcatcctggtcctggtccagCCTATCCTGTCTAACCCTCCCGGAGCCTCATGACAGGGAACTCAACACCTCGGCACCAANNNNNNNNNNNNNNNNNNNNNNNNNNNNNNNNNNNNNNNNNNNNNNNNNNNNNNNNNNNNNNNNNNNNNNNNNNNNNNNNNNNNNNNNNNNNNNNNNNNNNNNNNNNNNNNNNNNNNNNNNNNNNNNNNNNNNNNNNNNNNNNNNNNNNNNNNNNNNNNNNNNNNNNNNNNNNNNNNNNNNNNNNNNNNNNNNNNNNNNNNNNNNNNNNNNNNNNNNNNNNNNNNNNNNNNNNNNNNNNNNNNNNNNNNNNNNNNNNNNNNNNNNNNNNNNNNNNNNNNNNNNNNNNNNNNNNNNNNNNNNNNNNNNNNNNNNNNNNNNNNNNNNNNNNNNNNNNNNNNNNNNNNNNNNNNNNNNNNNNNNNNNNNNNNNNNNNNNNNNNNNNNNNNNNNNNNNNNNNNNNNNNNNNNNNNNNNNNNNNNNNNNNNNNNNNNNNNNNNNNNNNNNNNNNNNNNNNNNNNNNNNNNNNNNNNNNNNNNNNNNNNNNNNNNNNNNNNNNNNNNNNNNNNNNNNNNNNNNNNNNNNNNNNNNNNNNNNNNNNNNNNNNNNNNNNNNNNNNNNNNNNNNNNNNNNNNNNNNNNNNNNNNNNNNNNNNNNNNNNNNNNNNNNNNNNNNNNNNNNNNNNNNNNNNNNNNNNNNNNNNNNNNNNNNNNNNNNNNNNNNNNNNNNNNNNNNNNNNNNNNNNNNNNNNNNNNNNNNNNNNNNNNNNNNNNNNNNNNNNNNNNNNNNNNNNNNNNNNNNNNNNNNNNNNNNNNNNNNNNNNNNNNNNNNNNNNNNNNNNNNNNNNNNNNNNNNNNNNNNNNNNNNNNNNNNNNNNNNNNNNNNNNNNNNNNNNNNNNNNNNNNNNNNNNNNNNNNNNNNNNNNNNNNNNNNNNNNNNNNNNNNNNNNNNNNNNNNNNNNNNNNNNNNNNNNNNNNNNNNNNNNNNNNNNNNNNNNNNNNNNNNNNNNNNNNNNNNNNNNNNNNNNNNNNNNNNNNNNNNNAGTCTCGGCGGCTTCATGGTCGTATAGTGGACCACGACATGACAAAACTCCACACCGTCAATAGCCAAACCATGGTCCCAAGTAAACAAGAACGTGCCATGATAAGGCGCGtacaagaaaaaaagaaggtaGGCGATCGATGTCATCATAACGGCCCAGCAAGGAAAGCCAGAACACCGTTGTAGACTCCAGAGTTCCTCTTATATCTCTTATCTCTCGTTCTCTGTCTCGCTCCTTTTATGAGTCAACGTCTGCTCTAACAGCCAcgctctcctcctcttccccATCCTTATCACAACTTTCCCCGGACCGAAACCACAATGTCTAATTATATcccctccttctctgccCCCAACTCGAGGCCGGGCTCCCCTCTCCCCCTTGGGTCTCCCTCGGCCTCCAGACCAACCAGCTTCTTCGCCAACTCGAGAGCGAACTCGTTCGTGGGAACAAGGAGGAACTCTGCCGTGCCGCCTACCTCAAGAAAGAACTCGGTCGCTGCGCCCTCGCGCAAGAACTCTACAGTCGCCCCTTCAAGACCCGACAGCGAAGACAAGTCCTCTTCGGATCCCGAGTCTACAGATGTTGAAGTTCTGAAGAACGAAAAGGGCGAGCCCCTTGCCGGACGTATCGTTGGTGGTAAATATGTCGACCCTGCCAATGAGTCCATCGACCCCGAGTTTGGTGCTATCAAGACGGTCGACATCGACATGCCCCTTACTCTGACAgaggttgtcaaggagaATGGAAAGGAATACATCGTGCTGGGCTTTGCTTCAGGGGACAAGGAGAACCCCTTTAACTGGAACCCATGGTACAAGCGATCCATCTCTACCATCCTGAACCTCATGACACTGTTCATCGGTCTTGCGACTACAGCCTACAGTTCCGGTATCGCCAGCATGTGTGAAGACCTCAACGCCCCCAACATCAAGGGTCAATTGGGTCTCTTCACCTTTAACATCAGCTGTGCCATTGCGCCCATGATTCTAGCTCCTTTCTGTGAATTGGTCGGCCGAAAGGTTGTCTACGCCAGTTCCTTCCTGTGCTTCTCACTCCTATTTATCGGACTCGCCCTCGCCCaggacatcaacaccattaTCGGACTTCGACTCCTGCTTGGTCTTTTCGGCTGTGTCGGTACCATTCTCGTCGGAGGAACTTTTGACGACATGTACGAGCCTCACCACCGAAGTCGCcccatggccatgttcaGCTGGGTCGCCATCTTCGGAACTGTCGGCGCTCCCATCTACGCAGGTTTCATCAACCAGTCTCTCGGATGGCGATGGATTGAGGGTATCCAGGGTATCGCCAACGTTCCCCTGCTgctcgtcatcttcttctaCTTCCCTGAGACCCGTGGTGGTGTCGCTCTCCACAAGCGCGCCAAGGCTCTTCGACAAGCGACCGGTGATGAACGATACGTCTCTGCTGGCGACATTCTGACTCCCAGTTTGCAGGCTATGCTCAAGGCCAGTTCCGTCAAGGCTATTCACATGCTCGTAACTGAGCCTGtcgtctttgcctttggtCTCTGGATTGCTTTCTGCTGGGCtgtcgtcttcctcttcctctcggTCATCCCTATCACTTTCCAGGAGCACCATGGGTGGGGTGAGGGTGTCGCCGGTCTCCCCTACATCTCGCTCTGCATTGGTACCACCCTCGGCTGGTTGGCTCACCACTTCCAGATGCGCAAGTTTGACCGTCTTGTCGCCGACCCCGACATCAAGGTCACTCCCGAAGCCCGTCTCTACGGAGCCATGTATGGAGCCATGTTCCTCCCCATTGGTCTCTTCATCTACAGCTTCACCCAGTACTCTCACGTCTCTTGGGTCGGCCCTGCCATTGGTCTCGCCCCCATCGCTTTCGGTATCTACTTTGTGTTTGAGAGCACATACAGTTACACTGCCGATTGCTACGGTGAGAGTTCGTCGTCTGCCATTGCTGGACAGGGTCTCATGCGAAACACCCTCGGTGCTGTTACGCCTCTGTTCGCTAATGCTTTTTTCCACAATGTCGGAAGTCAGTATGCtggtctcatccttgccattTTTGGTACTATTCTCAGCTTGATTCCTTTCGTCATGTTCAAGTACGGACACAAGTTGAGAGCTCGCAGCAAGTTGGCTATTGAGATGTAAATGAGCATGAGCAATATGAACATACAAGAAATGAATGCATAGAGATACACGAATTATATAGACATTTATAGAAATACCACATAATGGTTTGAAGAATAAGTTTGACATAATGAAATGCAATTTACCTCATGTCATGTTTTTAAAATGTAACACGGAAGGAAGGTCTGCATGTGCTTGCCTGCTCCATCGTGAAAAACGTGCGCACCCGCCAATCCACGTGTGTACCCGCGCCAAAAATGGAATTACTCAAATTGgactcaacaccacaacaaGACCTCACGATATCGCTCAAAAACACTGCATTCTTCTACCTAAGCatcaaaaaggcaaaagaacGGCAAAAGGGAATGCGACCGAGGGGAATCGAACCCCTCTCTAACGCTGCCTTTTGAATGGAAGGCGTTAATGCTAACCACTACACCACGGTCGCTTATTGTATTAGTCACTGAAGACCGTTCCCATATTGCAGTACATACACATTTGCTGCTAGTATTACATAGGAACAGAAGTGCCAAAAGACCAGTCTATATATATCTTGTACCATCAAACCCCTCTCTTTATTCGAATCGGCGGGTTCCCCGAAGGGAAACTTCTGTCTTGATCTACATGAGATTATCCACACGATGTCTACATTGTACAAGTGCGTTTCAATGTGGATACTTGAGAAGGGAACAAGCAACAAGAAACCACTGGCAAACACTCCACATCTTCAGTAAACGTGATGCTTTATGGATTCAGACCTTTAGCGAAAGAGCACTGAGGGCTACCCGGGTACCTAATCAGGTTATCGATAGCTTCCCAAGCTGTGGCAATCGTCTCATGTTGTGCTTGGCCGGTGAGATGGCTTGCATCGTGGTAATCATTAACCCAAGCCTCTATAATACTGTACATTTCCATGAAATTGAAGGATAACGGTGTTTTGATATAGCAGGAGATGGGTTAGGTAGCTCGATTATTTGATGATCATTGAAGGTAAGATATGGAGGCATGCCTTAACCACACAGCTACAATTGTTCAATTTCGTGGAAATGCACGGTAGATATATGGTAGACAGTCACAGCAACTGTGTCAGCAAATAACACACCAATCAGGGTAGTTTGTCCAAACAGAcgacaaacaccaagacaAGCTTTGGATCACCTACCTAGGCGGATCGTGTGTGAATGGCCTCAATGATGTATAAAGAAGGACCTTTTCCCTTGTATCTagacctcttcttcttctttagtTATCCTAGTTTATATCAGCTATTGCACCCGTTTTGTCCCGATCTATGACACATGATTCTAGCCTTGTAATAGACTGGCAATGCTATCCTGTGCATCGCTGTTATACCTGGACTATCTCATGTTATAAATATACCAACCTTCTGTTAAACTATTGATACCATACCATTAAGTGCATTCATCTTGGATAACTGGCCACCTTATAGATACCATACAATTCCAGGAAAATAATAACAATGCCATGCTGCCACAGCAGGGCGCCTATAGGTAAGGTAACTTAATCATCTGATAATAACCCGGGGACTTGAACAAATGACAATAGATTTTCGTCTATTTATCatctagactagactagatgATATATGGGAATAACTGACACAATAAGATCTAGAGGCGTGCCTTAGGCAGTTGGATATGATCATTCAATTTCATGGAAAAGTACAGAATTCTAACTGCTTTTAGTGAAGCTGCTGCCTTAGGTACTCCAGGAGTCCTAGTCTAAATGGGTAGAGCAATTTGAAAAAGTTTCCCCTCAAATTTCATTTCCTCTTATCGCCATTCCAACTCCAACGTTCATTCTGCAAACAACACTTTGAACAACCACCACAGAGACGCACAAGAGTGCACCTCTCTCATTTTGATTGATATACATTCATTGGGATCTCACATTTTACCGCAGGTAATTTTTATCGTGTCTTTCCGAGTGGTTGTGGCGATAGATCGATGTTGACTCAACAGTAGCCAAAGACCCCAAAGTGCTCCTCCAGAGAGGCCACCACAACCGCCTTCATAATGGCGCCCCCTCGCCCCAGCCCTCGCGATCCTTTTGAAAATGATCATGACGATTCTCAATCTACCGACGGCAGGAAGAACGGACATGCATCTCGCTTCGACTGgggtgacgatgatgatcatCGAGAGCGTTCTAATGTTGACATCAATAACAAGATGTCGCATAAGCTCAACCACCTGGATACGCTGACAGGATCACACTACACGCCAATTGTCACCCACCTCAAGTTGCTTTAGAATGGCAACTGGTCGAGGTGGCCTAAAGATGTCCAGGACTCCTTTGTCAACGCCACTCACCGTCTCcacatcaccaagacaaaCCGGAAGCACCCAAGCAACCACAAATTGTGGAAGGATGCCGTGTCGACTGACAAACTCGATTACAACTGGGGCATATGGCTTGTGCTGCGGGCCATCTACTTCGATACTGTCGATTCACAGGATAAGCGACAGTCATTCAGGAATGGGGTTGCGGCGACCAAGATTGCAGAGCGGTACCAGGGGACTGATATCTTCAATGATACTTCGCCCACTACTTGGGCACCTCGACCCGAGAAATGGCCTGGTGTTACTGGCCATGGTACTGCGACCCCTGAACCACAGCAACCTCAAGCACCAATCCCCCAGTCGTCTCATACCACCACTCCCCAGTCGTCCCGTATCACCACTCCCCAGTCGTCCCACGTTGCCACTCCCCAGTCGTCATCGCGTACCACGTTCCACGATCGTCCTCTCAATCGGTTCACTCCGGTCAACCGGCAAACTCGTATTACCAACACCACTCAACAAACCCAGTCAGGTGGTTCACCTGCTGAGACTGACCCATTCGCCCCTGATCAAGCAGACCAGCCAGTTGGTACATCTCCTACCCCCAACCTTTCTACCTCACGGCCTATGGGGGATGGTTCTAccaatgttgagaaaggGTAGGGTCCTTGTGTTAAGCTTTCTTTGGCTAGAGATGCCAATTGATCCTGGACGAATAGCATATACCCGGGCTATATACCACGCCAAGTGATGGCCTTTGGAGACCTTAATAGATGCCGCATTGAGGGTATTATAGTCAATCAGTTGATGCAATTCGGGCAAGCCAACCTTGGTGAATGACATGGATGCACTAACAGTGAGCCTAAACTTTGAGGCTCTAAAACGCATGGCTTCAGTGAGACTGTTGAATAGCTCGTTGTTGGTAGGGGATGTAGTGATGCCATGCTTAGACTGGAGTCTCTTGCACCAAAACATGAGCCCGATCTGATAGCAGATAAGACCACGGTAACTGATCTTAGTGGATCGTCGAACGCCTCGACCAAATTTGCAAATGAAGATAATGTATCTGGCTATTATCAGTATACAGTCAAATAATATACTAACTAACCTGGTTACTAACAGTCTTATTCGTTTAAGGCAGTTATCTTTGTTAGCTGGAAATATAGCAATCTCCTTTGCTTGTTCATTAAGATCTTCGGTGATAATGCGAACTCCAGTGAGGAATGCTTGATATAACTTGAATATACTATCTTGCTTCACTTGCGTTGTTGCGGCATGCCAGCGCCACCTAACGGCCGTTTCAGCGTGTTTCTCTAGCTCTTCGATCAGATCAAACAGTTGATCATTATCAGTCGATATATGGTTGATTCTATCGAAAAGAGAGTATCGTGAAGGGGCTATGGCCCCTGTGACAGGAGGAGCGGCCATAGTGATTGATGGTCAGGGTGGTGGTAAAGGATAAGATTAATGAAGATTATTGCGGTAGAAAGGGAGAATCTCCTACTGCCTAAGGCATAAGGAGTGAGAAAATAACAGAAGTGATAGTCCTAGGTAAGGGTGGTTGCCTAACACTGGGCTTTCATTCACAGTCAGTGATTTGTAACCCTAGGTAAGGGCAGTTACCTAACACTTGGGTTTATTTACAGTCAGTGATTTATAGCCCTAGTCAGGGCACTAACTGATATCTCACtgacatcttcttcattcacCAGCTTCCTCATTCCGCAGCATCGTCATTTAACAGCTTCTTCGTTCCGGAGCTTCTGCATTCACCAGCTTCTTCGttcgacagcttcttcattccGCAGCTTCTCATTCAGCAAGATGGATCAATCAAATACCGCTCACCGAAAGGGTCAAGCGGGACATTGCCAGAAAGATCGAACAGGAtgccgccatggccatcaatATGGCTAAACTGAAGATTATATAATCGAACAAGACGGACCTTACTACACGTTTCAACAATTTCAAAGCGGCCCTATCACCCTGGATCACCCAGCAAATTCACAGCGGGATCTCAAGGCAATCGGAACAGGCGAAGGAGGCTAAGAAAGCCGAGTTGAAGCGAAAATTGGAAGCCTTCGAGCAGGCGCAGCAGGATGACTAGCTAAAGGCGATTATCCTTGCATACTGGCGGTCAGTGATCACGTCTacttgcttttctttttggggAACCTTTTGGGACACGGGAAAGAGATTATAGGCCAGGGTGAAGCGGCTATCTGAGCGCCGCGATTAAAAAATAATGAGATAATGGGTGTAGGTATAGGTGATGGGTACATATAGGCCATATGCTTATGGGTTGAGATTATTAACGGACTCAGATTACCTACCATACACCTAAGTAGTTATCTCATTTGGAACTTTTTGTTTTATGATACGTCTACAATAACTGGCTCATTTGTCTTACCTAATGGCTTCCCTGTATATTGGCTTACTTGGGTCTAAACAATAACAGTACGAAATCTTTTATGATGCATTATATACCTAATACCTACACAGGAAAGTAGATATACATGAGCTAGTACTGTTGAGCTCGTATCTCtgaaaagatcgaatgagCAAAACATTTAACATTCATACATGAGCTATGCACCATGCTAGGTGATGGCCCTCAGACATatctactgggtagcagaaaagttgacctcctaagtcttaggttacaaaaagaaatagcctaaagaccatagtctaaatagcataagctgatctactaatttcgtctcttatgcttccagcggccaattcTTCTGGTACCCTAAGGCATATCAACGGATCCCGCATTAAGAGATGATACAGGAAGTACTAATGTAAAACGATATTCTGTAATGTTGCCGAAACTTCCGATATAGCCGACATACCCGCTCGGGCCGTACCTCCCGGCCTCTTACTCACAcattcctcagcctcaagttGAACTCGCCAATTATTCATCTCCCAACTAAATGTCTTCTACTCAAGGCCGCAAACGCTCCAGACTTGCATGCGAAACGTGCAGGGAACTGAAACGGAAATGTGACGGTAACCAACCCTGTGGAGCCTGTGTCCGCTTCGAGTATGACTGCATCTACAACAAGCAAACCAATaccaacaaaagaagaaaaacagtcgagcaagacaaagaagctcCTCTTCCCTCACCTCCAGTTCATGTGGATAAAGATGCCCGACCATATGTGACATCGCCGCATCATCTTCAGTCTCTGGAGGCAAACTCTGGAGCCGCCTTTTTCAGAAGGCTGGCCTTGAGACTGGATCCGAAAAATGCTCCTCGGATGCACACTTTTTCTTGGAATGCTTTCCTTGGAGCACGAAGAACATCGCAGGTTCCTGTCTCGAGACCAGTTACAGAAATGCTATCTCAGGAAGGGATGGAAAGTCTCAGTGAAATCTATTTTGAAAAGCTGGATCCTATTTATGGTTTCATCGACCGTGATTGGATTTCGCGTATCACACAGAACAGATGGTCTGGTCTGATTTGTGATGAGTCTGAAGACGCAGTTCTCTGTGGTATAGCAGCTATTGCATGCTTGTTCTCAGAAGTTGAGCCACTACCACTggagcttgacttgatagaATCTGCCAGGTTTATACTCGAACAAAACATGTCCGACACTCCATCTGTCACAGGTGTTACAGGTTGGTTGCTTCGAGTGATATATCTTAGAACTGCAGAGACGCCACATACGGCTTGGATGGCTAGTTCGATTCTCATGCATATGCTGGAAGCAGCAGGTCTACATTGTGAACCGAGTGAAGAGTCTGTTTTTCAAGTagcagaagaaaaagtcgATTCAGAACTGCGAAGAAGACTTTTTGCTGTTTCAGCACATTTGAATATTTGGATTTCCTTCGATATGGGTCGATCTAGGACGATTCTCTGCAACTCGACTTTGGAGATGCCATCGacaagagaaggagattACACTATTGAAATCATGGAGCTCTTACCATACTCTACGGATCTCGATCCGCACAAAACTCACGATGCCGCTGAACTCGAGGCGTCCCTATCGACAGTCCTCAAACGTGTTCACTCCGTTCCGccttccatcatggctcagTGCAACTTGACGCTGTGCCTTTGCCGTCGCTTACAGTCAATGAATACATCTTTTACTGGCAAGACACTCGAACAGATACTTTCCATCACTCAAAGGGGCATCGAAGCTGCCCAAGCTATTATCGACGCTCGCGCTCCGTGGCATCAAATGGCCAACGTGCCTTTCCAAATCATATGTTTGCTGCTAGCCATTGATACAAGAGAATCGTTAGCACAGCTCAAcgatgcaatgcaatgccTAAACAACATTGCAACTGTGTATAATACCAACGCTACAAAAGAGGCATTAAACACAGCATCCTTGCTTATCTTGATGCAACAGCGACGCAAGGAGAAATGCGCATCAAACTTGAGCAATATTGTCAAGAGTTTCCctattcttcctctttcagAAACTCAGGTTGAAGCTCCTCTGCAGCAGATGGATGATATGAGGTGGTTTAATAATTTGGCAGGAGAACTGTCTGGCTTTGACTATTCAGACCTGGATCGGTTTCTTTCCCAAAGCATGTTTTAAATAAATTGTAACAATTTCCAAGCAAATTTGTAATCTTAATGTACAATCAAATTCTAATACTCTGGTAGATATCCTATCTCTTTCGATACCAGATCCTGGACGGCCTGCTACTCCGAATCTTCCTCTGAAGCTGAAACACGCCATACATGAGAGCCTCGGCAGTAGGAGGGCATCCAGGAACGTAAATGTCCACTGGAATAATACGGTCAACTCCCCGCACGACGCTGTAACTGTAGTAATAGTATCCTCCGCCGTTGGCGCAAGATCCCATGCTGATGACCCACCGCGGCTCGGGCATCTGATCGTAGACTTGACGGAGAGCTGGAGCCATTTTGTTTGTGAGGGTTCCTGCGACGATCATTACGTCTGATTGACGGGGAGAGGCGCGGAAAATGATTCCAAGGCGGTCTTGGTCGTATCGTGGCATTGAGACGTGCATCATTTCGATACCGCAGCAGGCTAGGGCGAATGTCATGGGCCAGAGGGAGCCTGTTCGTGCCCAATTGGCTAGTTTGTCGACAGTTGTTCTGTTACAAACTATATTAGTATTGCGAAATTCAGAATAGATATATTGCTGAGTACGCACAAGGCATAGTCGACCAGGTTGCTTGGTTTCTCGCCAGCCAAGGAAGCTGGGTATGTGCGAGGAGTAAGTGCCTTTCCAGCACCTGTAGAGACTTTTCTAATCTGAGTCTCGTTACGGTTGCCAGTTGGTATCTGAATC
This is a stretch of genomic DNA from Fusarium graminearum PH-1 chromosome 4, whole genome shotgun sequence. It encodes these proteins:
- a CDS encoding RDR1 protein, producing MSSTQGRKRSRLACETCRELKRKCDGNQPCGACVRFEYDCIYNKQTNTNKRRKTVEQDKEAPLPSPPVHVDKDARPYVTSPHHLQSLEANSGAAFFRRLALRLDPKNAPRMHTFSWNAFLGARRTSQVPVSRPVTEMLSQEGMESLSEIYFEKLDPIYGFIDRDWISRITQNRWSGLICDESEDAVLCGIAAIACLFSEVEPLPLELDLIESARFILEQNMSDTPSVTGVTGWLLRVIYLRTAETPHTAWMASSILMHMLEAAGLHCEPSEESVFQVAEEKVDSELRRRLFAVSAHLNIWISFDMGRSRTILCNSTLEMPSTREGDYTIEIMELLPYSTDLDPHKTHDAAELEASLSTVLKRVHSVPPSIMAQCNLTLCLCRRLQSMNTSFTGKTLEQILSITQRGIEAAQAIIDARAPWHQMANVPFQIICLLLAIDTRESLAQLNDAMQCLNNIATVYNTNATKEALNTASLLILMQQRRKEKCASNLSNIVKSFPILPLSETQVEAPLQQMDDMRWFNNLAGELSGFDYSDLDRFLSQSMF
- a CDS encoding NADH dehydrogenase iron-sulfur protein 7 — translated: MNRLQLAKYTTRPLALASTSSIPQRSFQIQIPTGNRNETQIRKVSTGAGKALTPRTYPASLAGEKPSNLVDYALTTVDKLANWARTGSLWPMTFALACCGIEMMHVSMPRYDQDRLGIIFRASPRQSDVMIVAGTLTNKMAPALRQVYDQMPEPRWVISMGSCANGGGYYYYSYSVVRGVDRIIPVDIYVPGCPPTAEALMYGVFQLQRKIRSSRPSRIWYRKR